The following coding sequences are from one Octopus bimaculoides isolate UCB-OBI-ISO-001 chromosome 3, ASM119413v2, whole genome shotgun sequence window:
- the LOC106877360 gene encoding epimerase family protein SDR39U1, with product MSFRFYGGNRQNEDREHQNSRRRLEGEWNIIINGKPTPDQKQLQRCKSAVIFYFYQFVGGGSGFIGRHLCKKLRSVGYKVIIVSRSAGLNKITWKDVQENGLPDDCKAVVNLAGENLMNPLRRWNAGFEKDLYDSRIKTTKTLVTAISSAQTPPEVFVSTSAIGFYAPDDENSSTEYSPGGDHDFLSGLCSEWETASTLSPSLTNIVRRVIIRVGIVLGRDGGVIQNIYPVFNLGLGGRIGSGNQWFPWIHISDIAGIYQYAVCNSHVNGILNGVAPQPLTNSEFTQTFAKAMNRPAIFPVPEFAMNLVYGRERAKAVLQGQKILPERTLKFGYKFEYPDLVSVCKNLCQ from the exons atgTCTTTCCGATTTTACGGAGGAAATCGGCAGAACGAGGACCGAGAACACCAGAACTCTCGACGGCGACTG GAAGGAGAATGGAACATCATTATAAATGGTAAACCGACACCTGATCAGAAACAGCTTCAACGGTGTAAGAGTGCG gttattttctatttctatcaaTTTGTAGGTGGTGGAAGTGGTTTCATTGGACGTCATCTTTGTAAGAAGCTAAGGTCTGTTGGTTATAAAGTCATAATTGTGTCCAGATCTGCTGGTTTGAACAAAATTACTTGG AAAGATGTTCAGGAAAATGGACTTCCTGATGACTGTAAAGCTGTTGTTAACTTGGCAGGCGAGAACTTAATGAATCCATTAAGAAG GTGGAACGCAGGTTTTGAGAAAGATCTTTATGACAGTCGTATTAAAACTACCAAAACTTTGGTAACAGCTATTTCAAGTGCCCAGACACCACCAGAAGTATTTGTAAGTACATCTGCCATAG GCTTCTATGCTCCTGATGACGAGAACAGTTCTACCGAATACAGTCCAGGTGGCGACCATGACTTTCTTTCTGGGCTCTGCTCCGAATGGGAGACAGCATCAACATTAAGTCCCTCCCTCACTAACATTGTACGACGGGTTATTATCAGAGTTG GCATTGTTCTTGGAAGAGACGGTGGagtcattcaaaatatttaccCTGTCTTCAACCTGGGACTGGGTGGAAGAATTGGCTCCGGTAACCAATGGTTTCCATGGATACACATCTCTGACATTGCTGGTATATATCAATACGCCGTTTGTAATTCCCATGTCAATGGAATACTAAATGGAGTAGCACCACAGCCTCTCACAAATTCGGAATTCACACAGACTTTTGCAAAAGCTATGAATCGTCCAGCTATTTTCCCTGTGCCAGAATTTGCTATGAACCTTGTGTATGGCAGAGAGAGAGCCAAAGCAGTACTGCAAGGCCAAAAGATTCTGCCAGAAAGAACTCTGAAATTTGGTTACAAGTTTGAATATCCAGATTTGGTTTCAGTTTGCAAGAATCTCTGTCAGTAG